One part of the Arabidopsis thaliana chromosome 1 sequence genome encodes these proteins:
- a CDS encoding DEAD-box ATP-dependent RNA helicase-like protein (P-loop containing nucleoside triphosphate hydrolases superfamily protein; FUNCTIONS IN: helicase activity, ATP-dependent helicase activity, nucleic acid binding, ATP binding; INVOLVED IN: biological_process unknown; LOCATED IN: cellular_component unknown; CONTAINS InterPro DOMAIN/s: DNA/RNA helicase, DEAD/DEAH box type, N-terminal (InterPro:IPR011545), RNA helicase, ATP-dependent, DEAD-box, conserved site (InterPro:IPR000629), DEAD-like helicase, N-terminal (InterPro:IPR014001), DNA/RNA helicase, C-terminal (InterPro:IPR001650), Helicase, superfamily 1/2, ATP-binding domain (InterPro:IPR014021); BEST Arabidopsis thaliana protein match is: P-loop containing nucleoside triphosphate hydrolases superfamily protein (TAIR:AT2G33730.1); Has 41935 Blast hits to 41307 proteins in 3020 species: Archae - 790; Bacteria - 20440; Metazoa - 6535; Fungi - 4421; Plants - 2648; Viruses - 20; Other Eukaryotes - 7081 (source: NCBI BLink).): protein MAAIPLGLEQRDVIGISATGSGKTAAFVLPMLAYISRLPPMREENQTEGPYALVMVPTRELAHQIEEETVKFSRYLGFKAVSITGWESIEKQALKLSQGCEIVIATPGRLLDCLERRYVVLNQCNYLVLDEADRMIDMDFEPQVSEVLDEKKIYRTTYMFSATMLLSVERLARKFLRNPVVVTIGETTKFITQQVIMTKESDKFSRLKKLIDDLGDDKTAIVFVNTRNKVDYIVKNLEKVGRCRVTTLHAGKSQEQRDYSLEEFKKKRFNVLVTTDVLGRGLDILDLAQVINYDMPNTMDLYTHRIGRTGRAGKTGVATTFLTLEDKDVFYGLKQKLNECNSLVPPELARHEASKFKPGTFPDRFSHF from the exons ATGGCAGCTATACCTTTAGGACTTGAACAGCGTGATGTTATCGGTATTTCAGCTACGGGTTCCGGCAAAACCGCGGCTTTTGTTTTGCCAATGTTGGCTTACATATCTAGGTTGCCACCAATGAGGGAAGAGAATCAGACAGAAGGTCCTTACGCTCTTGTTATGGTTCCTACACGGGAGCTTGCACATCAGATAGAAGAAGAGACGGTTAAGTTTTCGCGTTACTTGGGGTTCAAGGCGGTTTCTATCACTGGTTGGGAGTCAATAGAGAAACAAGCCTTGAAATTATCACAAGGATGTGAGATTGTGATTGCTACCCCTGGTCGATTGCTAGATTGCCTTGAGAGAAGGTACGTGGTGTTGAACCAATGTAACTATTTAGTTCTTGATGAAGCTGACCGGATGATTGACATGGATTTTGAGCCACAGGTCTCAGAAGTGTTAGAT gaaaaaaagatttacagAACTACGTATATGTTCAGTGCCACTATGCTTCTTAGTGTAGAGCGTCTCGCTAGAAAATTCTTGAGGAATCCTGTTGTGGTCACCATTGGAGAAACCACAAAGTTTATCACTCAACAAGTGATTATGACCAAAGAATCAGATAAGTTCTCTAGGTTAAAGAAACTGATTGACGATCTAGGTGATGATAAGACAGCGATAGTGTTTGTGAATACCAGGAACAAGGTTGATTACATTGTTAAGAATCTTGAAAAGGTAGGAAGGTGTCGTGTGACTACATTGCACGCAGGAAAGTCGCAAGAACAGAGAGATTATAGCTTAGAAGaattcaagaaaaagagatttaaCGTTCTTGTTACAACAGATGTTTTAGGCCGTGGGTTAGATATTCTTGACTTGGCACAAGTCATCAACTACGATATGCCTAACACAATGGATCTTTATACGCATAGGATTGGACGAACAGGGCGAGCAGGGAAGACAGGTGTTGCGACAACGTTCTTGACTCTTGAGGATAAAGATGTGTTTTATGGTTTGAAGCAGAAGCTTAATGAGTGTAATAGTTTGGTGCCACCTGAACTTGCGAGACATGAAGCCTCTAAGTTTAAACCAGGAACCTTTCCTGATAGATTCTCCCATTTTTAG
- a CDS encoding DEAD-box ATP-dependent RNA helicase-like protein, with protein MAAIPLGLEQRDVIGISATGSGKTAAFVLPMLAYISRLPPMREENQTEGPYALVMVPTRELAHQIEEETVKFSRYLGFKAVSITGWESIEKQALKLSQGCEIVIATPGRLLDCLERRSQKC; from the exons ATGGCAGCTATACCTTTAGGACTTGAACAGCGTGATGTTATCGGTATTTCAGCTACGGGTTCCGGCAAAACCGCGGCTTTTGTTTTGCCAATGTTGGCTTACATATCTAGGTTGCCACCAATGAGGGAAGAGAATCAGACAGAAGGTCCTTACGCTCTTGTTATGGTTCCTACACGGGAGCTTGCACATCAGATAGAAGAAGAGACGGTTAAGTTTTCGCGTTACTTGGGGTTCAAGGCGGTTTCTATCACTGGTTGGGAGTCAATAGAGAAACAAGCCTTGAAATTATCACAAGGATGTGAGATTGTGATTGCTACCCCTGGTCGATTGCTAGATTGCCTTGAGAGAAG GTCTCAGAAGTGTTAG